Proteins co-encoded in one Bombus pyrosoma isolate SC7728 linkage group LG4, ASM1482585v1, whole genome shotgun sequence genomic window:
- the LOC122567020 gene encoding ATP-dependent RNA helicase Ddx1 produces the protein MTAFEEMGVLPEIAKAVDEMEWTLPTDVQAEAVPLILGGGDVLMAAETGSGKTGAFCLPVLQIVWETFKDLESGKTGKTSSNNGHQQHSSHWLLSLFDRGRALAVTPDGLRCQSREQKEWHGCRANKGIHGKDKYFFEAIVTDEGLCRVGWSTSQASLDLGTDKFGFGYGGTGKKSNAKQFDNYGKAFGMHDVVGCLLNLSKGEISFTLNGVDLGPAFTLNAQQKSQTFYPAVVLKNAEMSFNFGAQPFKYPPPNDYIAVASAPKEVINENPINSSQTHKENGKPKCNAPQAIIMEPSRELAEQTYNQIQKFKKHLKDPVIRELLVIGGVSVKEQIATLNSGVDIVVGTPGRLEDLIQGGYLSLTHCRFFILDEADGLLKQGYTELIDRLHRQIPKITSDGKRLQMIVCSATLHAFEVKKMAERLMHFPTWVDLKGEDAVPETVHHVVVIIDPQKDKSWHNLRKHIETDGIHSRDNIRPGNNNPETLSEAVKILKGEYCIRAIKEHNMDRAIIFCRTKLDCDNLERYLKQSGGNQFSCVCLHGDRKPAERKSNLEKFKRQEVKFLICTDVAARGLDISGLPFMINMTLPDEKSNYVHRIGRVGRAERMGLAISLVSKVPEKVWYHGEWCPSRGRNCYNTNLTDKGGCCIWYNEPNYLAEIEDHLNVTIQQVDADIKVPLNDFDGKVVYGEKKAAMGSNYQNHVQQMAPYVNELSSLESKTQLLYLKRHMIKTS, from the exons ATGACGGCATTCGAAG aaatggGTGTTTTACCCGAAATTGCGAAAGCAGTTGACGAAATGGAGTGGAc ATTGCCAACTGATGTTCAAGCTGAGGCAGTTCCACTAATTTTGGGTGGTGGAGATGTGTTAATGGCTGCAGAAACTGGCAGTGGAAAAACTGGCGCCTTTTGTCTACCAGTTTTGCAAATTGTCTGGGAAACTTTTAAGGATCTAGAGTCTGGTAAAACGGGCAAGACCTCGAGCAATAATGGACATCAGCAACATT cTTCACATTGGTTGTTAAGTTTATTTGATAGAGGTAGAGCATTAGCTGTGACTCCGGATGGTTTGCGATGCCAGAGTCGTGAACAGAAAGAATGGCATGGCTGTAGAGCAAACAAAGGAATTCATGGAAAAGACAAATACTTCTTTGAAGCTATAGTAACTGATGAAGGATTATGTCGTGTAGGCTGGTCTACATCTCAA GCTTCACTGGATTTAGGAACAGATAAATTTGGTTTTGGATATGGTGGTACTGGCAAAAAATCAAATGCAAAACAATTTGACAATTATGGAAAGGCTTTTGGAATGCATGATGTTGTTGGATGTCTTCTGAATTTATCAAAGGGTGAAATTAGCTTTACATTGAATGGTGTGGATCTGGGTCCAGCATTTACTCTGAATGCACAACAAAAATCACAGACTTTTTACCCAGCTGTAGTATTGAAAAATGCAGAAATGTCATTCAATTTTGGAGCACAGCCATTTAAGTATCCCCCTCCAAATGATTATATAGCTGTTGCTTCAGCTCCTAAGGAAGTTATAAATGAGAATCCTATAAACAGTAGCCAAACTCATAAGGAAAATGGCAAGCCTAAATGCAATGCCCCTCAAGCTATAATCATGGAACCTTCGAGAGAACTTGCTGAACAAACATATAATCAAATTCAAAAA tttaaaaaacatttgaaaGATCCAGTCATTAGAGAATTGTTAGTTATTGGAGGAGTTAGCGTAAAAGAACAAATTGCTACATTAAATTCTGGTGTGGATATAGTAGTTGGAACACCAGGCCGTTTAGAAGATTTAATACAAGGTGGCTACTTGTCCTTAACACATTGCAG GTTTTTCATTTTGGATGAAGCCGATGGTTTATTGAAACAAGGCTACACGgaattaatcgatcgtttgCACAGACAGATACCAAAAATTACATCAGATGGGAAAAGATTACAAATGATCGTTTGTTCTGCCACACTGCATGCATTTGAAGTTAAAAAAATGGCG GAACGTTTGATGCACTTTCCAACGTGGGTAGACTTGAAAGGTGAAGATGCAGTTCCCGAAACAGTACACCATGTTGTTGTAATAATCGATCCACAGAAAGATAAATCTTGGCATAACTTAAGGAAACATATAGAAACTGACGGTATTCATAGCAGGGATAACATAAGACCTGGAAATAACAATCCTG AGACACTCTCAGAGGCTGTGAAAATACTAAAAGGTGAATACTGTATTCGTGCCATTAAAGAACACAACATGGACAGAGCTATAATTTTCTGTAGAACTAAATTAGACTGCGATAACTTGGAACGATATTTGAAACAATCTGGTGGAAACCAATTTTCATGCGTATGTCTCCATGGTGATAGAAAGCCTGCGGAACGCAAATCTAATTTAGAGAAGTTCAAAAGGCAGGAAGTAAAGTTCTTGATTTGTACCGATGTCGCAGCTAGAGGTTTAGATATTTCGGGATTACCTTTTA tGATTAATATGACCCTACCTGACGAGAAATCCAACTACGTACATCGCATAGGTAGAGTCGGTAGAGCTGAACGAATGGGTCTAGCAATTTCATTAGTTAGTAAAGTTCCTGAAAAAGTATGGTATCACGGCGAATGGTGTCCTTCTCGTGGAAGAAACTGTTACAATACTAATCTTACTGATAAGGGTGGTTGTTGCATTTGGTACAACGAACCGAAC TACTTGGCTGAAATTGAGGATCATTTAAATGTCACGATTCAACAAGTCGATGCAGATATAAAAGTTCCATTAAATGATTTCGATGGGAAAGTTGTATacggagaaaagaaagcagCCATGg gtTCGAATTACCAAAATCATGTACAGCAAATGGCGCCCTACGTGAACGAATTATCTTCTTTGGAATCAAAAACAcaacttttatatttgaagaGGCATATGATAAAAACGAgctaa
- the LOC122567029 gene encoding guanine nucleotide-binding protein G(s) subunit alpha has protein sequence MGCFGSQSSKASQDDSKNQKRRSDAITRQLQKDKQVYRATHRLLLLGAGESGKSTIVKQMRILHTDGGFSEAEKRQKIDDIKRNIRDAILTITSAMSTLTPPVALEDSANQSKVDYILEVSSATDFDYPPEFYDIVETLWKDRGVQQSFERSNEYQLIDCAKYFLDKVAIVKQPDYTPTEQDILRCRVLTSGIFETRFQVDKVNFHMFDVGGQRDERRKWIQCFNDVTAIIFVTACSSYNMVLREDPTKLRLRESLDLFKSIWNNRWLRTISVILFLNKQDLLAEKVKAGKHKLEDYFPEFARYQTPAEPGVVPDPSEPPDVMRAKYFIRDEFLRISTASGDGKHYCYPHFTCAVDTENIKRVFNDCRDIIQRMHLRQYELL, from the exons ATGGGGTGTTTCGGCAGCCAGAGCAGTAAGGCCAGCCAGGATGACAGTAAGAACCAGAAAAGGCGCTCGGATGCCATTACCAGGCAATTGCAAAAGGACAAGCAAGTTTACCGAGCTACCCATAGGCTCCTTTTGCTTG gAGCGGGAGAATCGGGGAAGAGCACCATCGTCAAACAGATGAGGATATTGCACACGGATGGTGGTTTCAGCGAAGC GGAAAAGCGGCAAAAAATCGACGACATCAAAAGGAACATCAGAGACGCGATATTG ACGATAACCAGCGCGATGAGCACGCTAACGCCACCCGTTGCTTTGGAAGATTCGGCGAATCAGAGCAAAGTCGACTATATCCTGGAGGTCTCGTCTGCCACGGACTTCGATTATCCCCCG GAGTTCTACGATATTGTCGAAACCCTTTGGAAGGACCGGGGCGTTCAACAGAGTTTCGAGAGGAGTAATGAGTACCAACTAATTGACTGCGCCAAATA TTTTCTAGATAAGGTAGCCATCGTTAAACAACCGGATTACACACCCACAGAACAG GACATCCTCAGGTGTCGAGTCCTTACGTCCGGTATCTTCGAAACGCGGTTTCAAGTCGACAAAGTAAACTTTCA TATGTTCGACGTTGGTGGTCAACGCGACGAAAGGAGAAAGTGGATACAGTGCTTTAACGATGTAACGGCAATCATATTTGTAACAGCATGTAGTAGTTATAACATGGTACTCAGGGAGGATCCAACAAAGTTAAGACTCAGAGAGAGTTTGGACCTCTTCAAAAGCATTTGGAACAATCG GTGGCTTCGCACAATTTCCgtaatcttatttttaaataaacaagatCTATTAGCGGAAAAAGTAAAAGCAGGAAAGCACAAATTAGAAGATTATTTTCCAGAATTTGCGCGATATCAGACACCGGCTGAACCTGGGGTAGTGCCAGATCCTTCGGAACCTCCTGACGTTATGAGGGCCAAGTACTTCATTAGAGACGAATTTCTT CGTATAAGCACAGCCAGCGGAGACGGTAAGCACTATTGTTATCCGCACTTTACATGCGCCGTCGATACTGAGAACATCAAGAGAGTGTTTAACGATTGTCGGGACATCATTCAACGGATGCACTTGCGCCAGTACGAGCTCTTGTGA
- the LOC122567021 gene encoding stress-induced-phosphoprotein 1 has translation MDQVYVLKQKGNSALQEGRYEEAIKHYTEAIGLDENNHVLYSNRSAAYAKAGKYKQALEDAEKTVSLKPDWGKGYSRMGSALAYLGKLNASIKAYETGLQHEPDNAQLQSGLAEVKAQRLMTSNPFNRPDLFVKLANDPRTKGFLLDPEYLKLLDTLRNNSEAAAEMLTDKRVLTTLSVLMNMDTDMEIETNSSQQSEPPKPKQESPKPQKKEEEDCNTPQKLAQREKQLGNDAYKQKKFEPALQHYNKAVELDPTEIIYLLNIAAVYFEQKEYDKCIAQCEKAIEVGRENRADFKLIAKAFTRIGHAYKKMENWKQAKVYYEKSMSEHRTPEIKTLLSDIDKIIKEEERKAYIDPVKAEEEKELGNQKYKEGDYPTAIKHYSEAIKRNPDDPKYYSNRAACYTKLAAFDLGLKDCEKCVEIDPKFIKGWIRKGKILQGMQQQGKALTAYQKALELDPSNSEAIEGYRSCAVSVSSNPEEVRKRAMADPEVQSILRDPAMRLILEQMQSDPRALQDHLKNKDVAAKLQKLLESGLIAIH, from the exons ATGGACCAG GTATATGTACTAAAACAGAAAGGTAATTCTGCTTTACAAGAAGGAAGATATGAAGAGGCTATTAAACATTATACAGAAGCAATTGGCTTAGATGAAAATAATCATGTTTTATATAGTAATAGATCTGCAGCGTATGCTAAAGCAGGAAAGTACAAACAAGCTTTGGAAGATGCTGAGAAAACTGTAAGTTTAAAGCCTGATTGGGGAAAAGGATATTCACGTATGGGCAGTGCATTAGCTTACTTAGGTAAATTAAATGCATCTATCAAAGCATATGAAACTGGCCTGCAACATGAACCTGACAATGCCCAACTTCAAAGTGGTTTGGCTGAAGTAAAAGCTCAACGGTTAATGACTTCAAATCCCTTCAATAGACCAGATTTATTTGTGAAGCTTGCAAACGATCCCAGAACCAAAGGCTTTTTATTAGATccagaatatttaaaacttctAGATACTCTCAGAAATAATTCAGAAGCTGCTGCTGAGATGTTAACAGACAAACGGGTACTTACAACTCTTAGTGTATTAATGAATATGGATACTGACATGGAAATAGAAACTAACTCATCTCAGCAATCAGAACCTCCGAAACCTAAACAAGAATCGCCTAAGCctcagaagaaagaagaagaagattgtAATACACCTCAGAAACTTGCACAGCGTGAGAAGCAATTAGGCAATGATGCCTACAAACAAAAGAAGTTTGAGCCAGCCCTTCAACACTATAACAAAGCAGTAGAATTAGATCCTacagaaattatttacttactaAACATAGCAGCAGtatattttgaacaaaaaGAGTATGACAAGTGTATCGCTCAATGTGAAAAGGCCATTGAAGTTGGAAGAGAAAATAGAGCAGACTTTAAGTTAATAGCTAAAGCATTCACTAGAATTGGACATGCATACAAAAAGATGGAAAACTGGAAACAAGCTAAAGTGTATTATGAGAAATCCATGTCAGAACACAGAACACCCGAAATTAAAACTCTTCTTTcagatattgataaaatcatcaaagaagaggaaagaaaagcaTATATCGACCCAGtaaaagcagaagaagaaaaggaacttGGAAATCAAAAATACAAAGAGGGTGATTATCCAACAGCTATAAAACATTACTCAGAGGCTATCAAAAGAAATCCAGATGACCCAAAATATTATAGCAACAGAGCTGCCTGTTATACAAAATTAGCAGCATTCGATCTCGGGTTGAAGGATTGCGAGAAATGTGTTGAAATTGATCCGAAGTTTATCAAAGGATGGATAAGGAAAGGGAAGATATTACAGGGAATGCAACAACAAGGAAAAGCACTTACTGCTTACCAAAAAGCATTGGAATTAGATCCTTCGAATAGCGAGGCAATAGAAGGATATCGCTCATGTGCCGTTTCTGTTAGTTCCAATCCCGAGGAAGTAAGGAAGAGAGCAATGGCAGACCCAGAAGTTCAAAGTATATTACGGGATCCTGCGATGAGACTTATATTAGAACAGATGCAAAGCGATCCTAGAGCTTTACAAGA cCACCTGAAGAATAAAGATGTAGCagcaaaattgcaaaaactTTTGGAGTCGGGTCTCATAGCTATTCACTGA
- the LOC122567028 gene encoding NF-kappa-B inhibitor cactus, which produces MWHSPRTTPMESNVPENEQQQKCEDQRNSSHADSGFLSSGNLQISSELCDYELNAVTTAPVAPEPMRADSGVDLGLSESLSQLTLKQVTLNPLASGKVQVEPTVELTPVISEKLEQEDASTLRHEPHQSLDKPLNKEPWQLYYTQDDDGDTLLHMAIVQGFLEAAFSLIRMAPHACLLNILNDDCQSPLHLAVLTRQPRIVRRLILAGANPALRNFRGNTALHLACATGDLASAKALTDPLTYVERNYLHQGKEIPALPQNLEQRNYDGEMCLHIAASSGQVELVRLLLRLGADLEAREALAGRTALHLAVEHGCRSVVAFLLQECKPCLDTQTYAGLTAYQVALCYDIQLARELVRLGATPEPLPESDSDSSDEDESSAANNYLPAIVRLRQNVVGVKV; this is translated from the exons ATGTGGCATTCGCCGAGAACGACACCGATGGAGAGCAATGTTCCAGAAAACGAACAACAACAAAAGTGCGAAGATCAACGTAATTCGAGCCACGCCGATTCCGGATTTCTCTCCAGTGGGAATCTCCAAATCAGTTCGGAGCTGTGCGACTACGAATTGAATGCTGTAACAACCGCACCCGTCGCCCCGGAACCAATGAGAGCAGATAGCGGCGTGGATCTTGGCTTAAGCGAAAGCTTGAGCCAGCTTACATTGAAACAAGTTACATTAAATCCTCTGGCAAGCGGCAAGGTTCAGGTTGAACCTACCGTCGAATTGACTCCGGTAATCTCCGAGAAACTCGAGCAAGAAGATGCTTCAACGTTGCGACATGAGCCGCATCAATCCCTTGACAAACCGCTCAATAAGGAACCTTGGCAGCTCTACTATACTCAGGACGACGATGGTGACAC GCTACTTCATATGGCCATAGTGCAAGGCTTTCTGGAAGCTGCGTTCAGCTTGATAAGAATGGCGCCACATGCCTGCCTTTTAAATATCCTGAACGATGACTGCCAGTCGCCCCTGCACCTGGCCGTGTTGACACGACAACCGAGGATCGTTAGGCGGCTTATTTTGGCAGGTGCAAATCCGGCATTGAGAAACTTCCGTGGAAACACAGCCCTTCATTTGGCGTGTGCCACCGGGGATCTTGCCTCTGCGAAGGCCCTTACCGATCCGTTAACATATGTTGAAAGGAATTACCTACACCAAGGAAAGGAAATACCTGCCCTGCCACAAAACCTAGAACAAAGAAATTACGATG GAGAAATGTGTTTGCACATAGCCGCCTCATCGGGTCAAGTAGAGTTGGTACGGCTTCTGCTACGCCTCGGAGCGGATCTTGAAGCCAGAGAAGCATTGGCGGGGAGAACAGCTCTTCACCTCGCTGTGGAGCATGGGTGTCGGTCAGTGGTCGCGTTCCTCCTTCAGGAGTGCAAGCCTTGCTTGGATACGCAAACCTACGCCGGACTCACTGCATATCAGGTAGCTCTGTGCTACGATATTCAACTCGCAAGGGAATTAGTAAGACTGGGCGCAACACCAGAACCGCTTCCAGAGTCAGATTCCGACAGCAGTGATGAAGACGAAAGCTCTGCagctaataattatttacccGCGATCGTGAGACTTCGACAAAACGTGGTCGGTGTCAaagtatag
- the LOC122567036 gene encoding DNA replication complex GINS protein PSF1-like isoform X1, with product MYGRKGFKLISELDLYSDILPFNEVLVKEVLQEMQCLYDANVADSNAIRNDDNMALLPSVQLRHTALKRNKRCVLAYIYNRMRKLRELRWELGSILPPEINSNLLNAEIQWFQSYNKSLAKYMRSLGEDHGFNLTTNMVPPKTPYVEVKCVEDFGRLELDDGQVILLKKNTYHLLPRSVCEPLIRQGILEHKST from the exons atgtatggaAGAAAGGGCTTTAAGCTTATTTCAGAACTAGACTTGTATTCTGATATATTACCATTCAAC gaGGTACTTGTTAAAGAAGTTTTACAGGAGATGCAATGTCTCTATGATGCAAATGTAGCAGATAG CAATGCCATTAGGAATGATGATAATATGGCATTATTGCCATCAGTACAGTTGAGACATACagcattaaaaagaaataaaagatgtgTCTtagcatacatatataacagaATGAGAAAACTAAGAGAATTACGATGGGAATTAGGGAGCATTCTACCACCAGAAATAAATTCCAATCTATTAAATGCTGAAATTCAATGGTTTCAGTCATATAATAAGTCTTTAGCTAAATACATGAGATCTTTAGGAGAAGACCATGGGTTTAATCTAACAACAAACATGGTACCTCCAAAAACTCCTTATGTAGag gTCAAATGTGTAGAGGATTTTGGAAGATTGGAATTAGATGATGGCCAAGTTattttgctaaaaaaaaatacatatcatTTGCTACCAAGATCTGTATGTGAACCACTGATACGACAAGGAATTCTTGAACATAAGAGTacatga
- the LOC122567036 gene encoding DNA replication complex GINS protein PSF1-like isoform X2 produces the protein MQCLYDANVADSNAIRNDDNMALLPSVQLRHTALKRNKRCVLAYIYNRMRKLRELRWELGSILPPEINSNLLNAEIQWFQSYNKSLAKYMRSLGEDHGFNLTTNMVPPKTPYVEVKCVEDFGRLELDDGQVILLKKNTYHLLPRSVCEPLIRQGILEHKST, from the exons ATGCAATGTCTCTATGATGCAAATGTAGCAGATAG CAATGCCATTAGGAATGATGATAATATGGCATTATTGCCATCAGTACAGTTGAGACATACagcattaaaaagaaataaaagatgtgTCTtagcatacatatataacagaATGAGAAAACTAAGAGAATTACGATGGGAATTAGGGAGCATTCTACCACCAGAAATAAATTCCAATCTATTAAATGCTGAAATTCAATGGTTTCAGTCATATAATAAGTCTTTAGCTAAATACATGAGATCTTTAGGAGAAGACCATGGGTTTAATCTAACAACAAACATGGTACCTCCAAAAACTCCTTATGTAGag gTCAAATGTGTAGAGGATTTTGGAAGATTGGAATTAGATGATGGCCAAGTTattttgctaaaaaaaaatacatatcatTTGCTACCAAGATCTGTATGTGAACCACTGATACGACAAGGAATTCTTGAACATAAGAGTacatga
- the LOC122567031 gene encoding 39S ribosomal protein L4, mitochondrial, giving the protein MFNGSDIYKIFESSDISRQIEHYRKHLGYFYNNKPCLDAITKNSFIEMLSLRNVITKLQAYSQQVTYCTKAVTEKIHPIISKRSYEDENYFYQRPREVWLENLDTIERQKLGLVFLHPDIYGASPRIDIIHENIRWQRMYRFVCYAHTKVRSEVRGGGRKPWPQKGQGRSRHSSIRSPLWRGGGVVHGPRSPTTHFYMLPFYTRVAGLTSTLSVKLAQDDLYIVNDLEIPSNKPSYIEQLIEERHWGPSVLFVDTDDIMPENISEATDTIKHVNLMPVYGLNVYSMLKHNTLILTERAARLIEDKILYHLHRPDYHKLMTKFKLSQQ; this is encoded by the exons ATGTTCAATGGTAGTGACATCTACAAAATCTTTGAGTCTAGCGACATCTCACGTCAAATTGAACATTATCGAAAACATTTaggttatttttataacaataaaccGTGTTTAGATGCAATAACAAAAAACTCTTTTATTGAAATGCTGTCGCTTAGAAATGTTATCACAAAGTTACAAGCATATTCGCAACAAGTAACGTATTGTACAAAGGCTGTCACGGAAAAAATCCATCCAATCATTTCTAAAAGAAGTTatgaagatgaaaattatttttaccaaaGACCGCGCGAAGTATGGCTAGAAAATTTGGATACCATTGAAAGACAAAAGTTAGGACTTGTCTTTCTACATCCCGACATTTATGGAGCATCTCCTAGGATAGATATAATTCATGAAAACATACGCTGGCAAAGAATGTATCGCTTTGTG tgTTATGCACATACAAAAGTACGTTCAGAAGTAAGAGGTGGTGGCAGAAAACCATGGCCACAAAAGGGACAAGGTCGTTCCCGTCATTCAAGTATACGTTCCCCATTATGGAGAGGTGGTGGTGTAGTACATGGACCTAGATCTCCTACAACTCATTTTTACATGCTTCCCTTTTATACCCGAGTTGCTGGGCTTACATCTACATTGTCTGTTAAATTAGCTCAAGATGATTTGTATATTGTTAATGACTTGGAAATTCCATCCAATAAACCATCATATATTGAACAACTAATAGAAGAGCGACATTGGGGACCTTCTGTGTTGTTTGTCGATACTGATGATATCATGCCTGAAAACATCTCAGAAGCAACTGACACAATAAAGCATGTAAATTTAATGCCTGTATATG gCCTGAATGTCTACAGTATGTTAAAACATAATACTTTGATTCTTACTGAAAGAGCTGCACGTTTAATTGAAGACAAAATATTGTACCATTTACATAGGCCAgattatcataaattaatgACAAAGTTTAAACTTAGCCAgcaatag
- the LOC122567032 gene encoding uncharacterized protein LOC122567032, which translates to MNDDPREVLVLLNSLGFVGITAQQLKAFMKDLKLYRKIKDRERQQKREEIKRKIIDKQKNMIKEILTEQKTEFHSVENTTSTNSSNSYFDDTIVKVIVTKLSSDKENKNPTNFEENYTNVGHKMNIIQSKSKSIRTEDHCNVKSIVVPCNNIEVDNKSCLKSKNKYEGCLKKDFHIETQSKTKIQDDKIQIQEKSTPSQSVRPMSAPNILDHQQGYIGSSHTKSTSSTKNTHSGTKSFIRPWRLQPDIQKSKNDKKTDPVLLYQKYQQEWKQMSFPGEAKHASIRWAIREKMLGEDPHPTPLPKKSTSMPTLRKK; encoded by the exons atgaATGATGACCCAAGAGAAGTACTTGTTCTTCTTAATTCTTTGGGCTTTGTTGGAATTACAGCACAACAACTTAAAGCATTTATGAAAG ATTTAAAGTTgtataggaaaataaaagatcgtGAAAGACAGcaaaagagggaagaaattaagagaaaaataatagataagcaaaaaaatatgattaaagaaattcttaCAGAACAAAAGACAGAGTTTCATTCAGTTGAAAATACTACATCCACTAATTCATCTAATTCTTATTTTGATGACACCATTGTAAAGGTAATAGTGACAAAGTTATCAAgtgacaaagaaaataaaaatcctacaaattttgaagaaaactATACAAATGTAGGTCacaaaatgaatataatacaGTCAAAATCCAAATCCATAAGAACAGAAGATCATTGCAATGTTAAATCCATTGTTGTGCCATGTAATAATATAGAGGTAGATAATAAATCttgtttaaaaagtaaaaataaatatgaggggtgtttgaaaaaagatttCCATATAGAAACAcaaagtaaaacaaaaatacaagATGATAAAATACAGATTCAAGAAAAATCAACACCTTCGCAATCAGTACGTCCTATGAGTGCACCAAACATTTTAGACCACCAGCAAGGATATATTGGAAGCAGCCACACAAAAAGTACATCATCTACAAAAAATACTCATTCTGGAACAAAATCAT TTATTAGACCATGGAGATTGCAACCAGACATccaaaaaagtaaaaatgataaaaagactGATCCAGTTTTactttatcaaaaatatcaacAGGAATGGAAACAAATGTCTTTTCCTGGGGAAGCTAAACATGCGAGCATAAGGTGGGCCATTCGTGAAAAAATGTTAGGTGAAGATCCTCATCCAACA CCTCTTCCTAAGAAGTCAACTAGTATGCCAACACTAAGAAAGAAGTGA